The following is a genomic window from Flavobacterium sp..
ACTCATCTTTGAGGTATAATTAATGTAAGTATCTTCTTTATAAGCGTAAAGATTGTTGTGAATTTTTTCTGCTCTTTCTAAAAAAACAGAATAGTCTAGAATAATATTCTTAATTGCTTCAATTCTTCCACATTTAGGACAGCCTTGTCCGTTATAATGACTATTAGGCTTCATATAAAAAGAACTATGAATGGGACAAATTATTTCAACCTTAGTTTGACTATTAATATAGTTAACCTTGGTATAATCATATTTTTTACCATGAATTAAACTAACACTATTAACAAATTCTTCAGTTGAGTATCTTTGAGATTGAGTTTTTAATATCTGAGCACAATTAGGACAACCTTGACCTTTAATGTGATTTCCTGGTAGTTGTTCGAATTCACCATGTATTCTACAAATAATGACAACCTTATCTTTTTTAGATTTTATTTCAGCCTTTGAATAGTCATAAAGTCCACCATGTTTTTTATTTGAACGCTCTAAAAATGAATTTTGATTTAGAGCAATATAACCATTGCATATTCTACATCCTTGACCAGCCAAGTGTTTTTGAGGTGATTTAAGAAAATCTCCATGTATTTTACATGTAATTATTACATTTTCACTACTATTATTATAAACTACTTTTGAGTAATCGTATTTACAGTTGTGAATAGTTGATGCTTCAATAATAAATTCATCCAATGTTTTTTTCCTTGGCATTTTGTATATATTAAATCTCAGGTTCTTATGGAAATCTTTTCTATAACAAATATACCAAAATAGTAAAACCAAAAACCCCACAAATCAAATTTGCGGGGTTTTGTTTTTTTATGTTCACGGAATAATTTACGCAATCGATGTGGTAATAAATCCGCGAGTTCGGGCTATAATACTTATTTTGATTAGTTAATTTTTTTAAAGTAACCAACATTTTTAAAAATTGTTCCTCCCAAGGATGTTTCTATAAATTCAATTTTCAAATCTGTTGTTGTTAGATATGTTACTGTACCAGTAGTTATAGAACCATTAGAATTATTAGTAAGTGTAGTGCCATTAAAAGTATAAGTGCCGCTTTCATCAACAGAAGTAACACAATCTACGTCTTTGTCTATTGATTCATAATTTCCATTAGTTTTGAATTCTATATAATCTGGACAAGTTGAATTTTCCTCTACAGTTATTTCTGTATTATCAAATTGATTATCTGTATAATAATCAAATTTTTCTGTTCTCCACTTACCAACAATAGATGTAGTTGAATTATTGTCGTCATCATTACTACAACCTGTACAGATTAATGTTAAAACAAATGTCAATTTTAATAATAATTTTTTCATAATAGTTTTTAATTTTAGAGTTTTTCAAATGTAATAATAAATTTATTTGTTCAACGGTTTTACTTTTTTTTATGTTTTAAAACCAGATACTCGATAATAAGGAATTGCATTCCGTGCCTACAAGCTACTTCAAAACAAAGCTACTGAAATAATTTTATCTATTTTTAAGTAGTATACAAATAATACTTACAAGGTCAAAAAGACCTTGCAGGAAATAGAAAAACCCCACAAATCAAATTTGAGGGGTTTTGTATTGTGATATTGCCACATCGGCACATTGAAAATTACTTCGTTTTCTTCACGTATTGCGTCAAAATATAAATACTTTGGTTTTCTACTCTACCTTCAATCAAGTTCGCATCGTCCCAAACTAATTTAATGTTATGTACGGCAGCTCCACGTTTTGCGGTAAAAGTAGCGCCTTTTACATCTAAATCTTTAATTAGTACAACTGAGTCCCCATCTAATAAGGTTACACCGTTGCTGTCTTTATGTACAATTTTATTTTCGTCTTCTTCTTCACCTTCACCCGTTGCTTTTGCCCATTCTAACGCTTCTTCATCAAGATACATCATCTCTAATAAATCGGTATTTTTTAAACGCGCTAACATTCTCCATGATACAATTTGAACAGGTAAATGCTCACTCCACATACTTTCCGATAAACCTCTCCAGTCTTTTTCATCGGTAGTTTCTGGGTTCTCAATTTGGTCTTTTAGGTGTTTTGCAATTAACACACTATTTTCAACCGTTCTTTCATTGGTTGGTGGCAATACATATACAACTAAGTCATGTTCCGTACCACTAATTTCGCAAACTGAACCACTACGGTCTTTCAGTTTTCTTTCTATTACACTCATTTTGAATGGATTTTACGTAAATAAATAATTTGGAGCAAAGGTATAAATAGTATTAAGATGACATAAAAAAAAGCAATTAATTTCTTCCTTTTTCATTTGGGTATAAATCAGGTAAGGCATCACTTTGCCAAAATTCTTTGGTATCTACATCCATAATAGATAATTTTCCTTTGAAAGCAGCGCCTGTATCTATATTCCAAACACAAGCTTTATTTACTGGTGTAGATTCCTCAATTTTAGTAACCGGCGTGTGGCCAATATAGATTTCTTTATAAAGCTTTAATCGATTTGGATACGTAAGAGCGTCTTCCGAAAGTTCGTTGTCCATAGCCAAAACCATTTCCCATAAAGTTCTATCCCAATAAAATAATGGGGTAAAAAATTCATGTGTAACTCCTCTCAGGTTAGTAAATCCGGCATGAATAAACAACCGGTTTTCATCATCTAAATAATAATCTTGTAACGACTGTAAAAAGCGAATGTGTTTTTCTTTAGTAGTATTATCAATGTTTTGGTACGACAAAGCCGAGGCTTCACCACCATGTAAAAACCACATTTTTTCATCAAACCCTTCCGAATCATTTCGCAACCATTTTAGTAATAAATCATCATGATTTCCTCTTATAAAAACACATTTTTGTTCAAGTTGAAGCGAAATTAAAAAATCTAAAACGGCTGGCGAATCGCTCCAACCATCTACGAAATCACCTAAAAAAATCAACGTGTCATTTTTTGAAACATTCGCTCTTTCTAAAACCTGAACCAATGCTTTTAAGCCACCGTGTATATCGCCAACTACTAATTTTCTAGTCATTTTTTGTATTGTATTTCATTTTTCGTAAAATTCGCATCACTTCTTTAAAGGACAAATATACCAATGGATTGTCAAATGTTTTCAAAAACGTTTTAGCTTCAATTAGTTTTTGTTTCGCTTCTTCAAATCCATTCAAATAACATATCATTAAGGTATGTGGCACATTGAGCAAATCTTTTTTTTCAGTTACATGTAAAAAAGTCCCTTTTTGAAGTTTGTTGAGTAAGGTAATATTTGAATTATAAATGTGATGCAACATTTTTTTATTGTATTGTGGTGGTTCAAACAATAATTGGGTGTCTATTTTATAATAACCATTATCAAAAAAACGGATGGATACTTTTTCTAGCGGATAAAAACTGGTTTTGTCGTTTAATCCCAAACAAACGTATTCGGTAATAGAAAAAGATTCTTCATCAAATGCAATACTCACTTCATCAAATGCCGAATAAAACAATTTGACTTGCTCATTCACTAACTCAATATCTACTCTAGAATAATAGATAGTATCTCTTACTTTTTTCTTATTTCCTGCCCAGCACACCACAAAAAGTTCTTTAAAAACCTTGTAATTTGATTCTAAATCTTTGTGTCTAGTATTTATAAAATCCAAAACACTTTCCAACGTATAAGAAATACTATTTCGGGAGTTGTTTTCTAAGCTAATAACCGTTTCAACATTTTGTTTTGAATACGGAATTTTTTCCGTTGCAGGAGAAGTGTTACTGCCTTTTCGTTCATAAACGCTATTGGCAACTATGGTGTGAATTCCTTTTTTAAAATAGGATGTTTTTGATTTAGGTTTAATGGTAACTAATCCTACTACTTTATCTTTTGGAAGATTTGGAAATGGCACGTTTTCATATTGAATTTTGGGCGGATTTTCCAAAAAAGCATTGACTAAATTTTGAATGCGACTATCGTCAAAAAAATCATCACCCACAATTTCATTGGTTTCATCTTCCACACCAACCACAATGTATGAATTGTTGCTAGGATTAGAATTCGAAAGCGCACAAATGTGTTTTAAAAACTTTGCTTTTCCTTCTTTGGTATGTAAATTTAACTGGCGTTTTTTATCATAAAAACTATTCTCATCGTTGTGAGCTAATAAATTTTTAATAAGAAGACGCTTGTTTATCATTGTTTTGGTTTGCAGTCTCAGTCTCAGTTTACAGTGCTGTTCTGCGACTGAAAACTAAATTAAGGCACTTTATTTCCCATACTTTCGGTCCAAATAGCAAACCAATCTTGTGTGTCTAAAACCAGTGATTTTGCCTTCATTAGTTGTTGAATGCGACTCACATTAATGGTTCCAGCTACCGGTAAAATGTTTGCAGGATGTTGTAAAATCCAAGCCAATAAAATCAAGTCAGAACCCACATGATATTTATCGACTAATTTAGAAAAAAGTAATTTCAAGCGTTGTGTTTGCTCCGTGTTTTCTCTAAAAACCACCCCTAACGGATTCCAAGCCATCGGAGTTATTTTGTGCAATTGCATATAATCTAAACTTCCATCTAACATAGCTTCGTGGTTGGTTGCCGAAAACTGAATTTGATTAAAAGAAATTTCCGTTTTTTGACGCAATAATTCGGTTTGCGAAGGGGTAAAGTTAGAAACACCAAAAGATAGAATTTTTCCATCAGATTTAAGTTTTTCAACCGCTTCAGCAACTTCATCAGCTTGTAGTAATGGACTTGGTCTGTGTAATAAAAAAACATCTAAATAATCGGTTTGTAGATTTTTTAGCGAATTTTCTGCGGACCAAATGATGTAGTCTTTGGAATAATTATAGTGTTTGATTAGATTTTTTGGACGATTTTCAGAAATGTGCTCTATACCACATTTAGTAATTAATTGAATGTTTTTTCGCTCAATTTTACTTTCAGTTAAAGCTTTTCCAAAAGCAGCTTCGGTGGTGTAACCGCCATAAATATCGGCATGATCAAAAGTACTAATTCCGTTTTCAAAAAAAAGATGAATTAAATGGTTCATTTCCTTTGTGTTGAGGTTTTTATCCCAAACCCCCCAATTCATAACTCCAGCAATTATAGGTGATAATTTTACTGACATAATGTGTGTAATTTCTAAATATTTCTTAAAATTATAAAATTGAATCATAAAACACTCACAAAAGCTACTTTTTTTATTGTTTTTTAACGCAATGTTAACAACTAAAATCTAAAAAAAATTACAATTTGCAGCGTTAAAAAATGTTGTTAATTTCACAGCGCCAAATTAAAACTAAAATGGAAGAAAATACATCGACTTTAGACATTAGAGCAATTAATGAAAAGATAGAAAGAGAAAGTGCTTTTATCGACTTACTTACCATGGAAATGAACAAAGTAATTGTTGGTCAAAAACACATGGTAGAACGATTACTGATTGGATTATTAGGACAAGGACACATTTTACTAGAAGGTGTTCCTGGATTAGCAAAAACATTAGCAATTAATACGCTATCACAAGCCGTTCATGGTTCATTTAGTAGAATTCAGTTTACACCTGATTTATTACCAGCCGATGTGGTGGGAACTATGATTTATAACATTAAACAAAACGACTTTACCATTCGTAAAGGACCAATTTTTGCAAATTTCGTTTTAGCCGATGAAATTAACCGTGCTCCTGCAAAAGTACAATCCGCTTTATTAGAAGCTATGCAGGAAAAACAAGTTACAATTGGCGATGAAACCTTCAAACTAGACAAACCGTTCTTAGTAATGGCTACTCAAAATCCTGTTGACCAAGAAGGAACCTATCCGTTACCAGAAGCACAGGTTGACCGTTTCATGTTAAAAGTGGTTATCGATTATCCTAAAATGGAAGATGAGCGTTTGGTAATTCGTCAAAATTTAAAAGGTGCTTACGAAAAAGTGAATGAGGTGGTTTCGTTAGAGCAAATTCTAAAAGCGCAACAAGCCGTTCGTGAAGTATATATGGACGAAAAAATCGAAAAATATATTTTAGATATTATTTTCGCAACGCGTTATCCTGAAAAATATAAATTAGAAAGTCTAAAACCATTAATCAGTTTTGGAGCTTCGCCACGTGGAAGTATCAACTTAGCTACTGCTGCAAAATGTTACGCTTTTATCAAACGTAGAGGATATGTAATCCCAGAAGACGTTCGTGCAGTGGTTTATGACGTATTACGTCACAGAATTGGAATCACATATGAAGCCGAAGCTGAAAACGTAACCACAGAAGATATCATTAGCAAAATTGTAAACGAAATCGAAGTGCCTTAATTTAGTTATCAGTGTTCAGTCTCAGTTTTCAGAAACTACTGATTTAATACTGCGACTGTCAACTGCGACTGCCAACTAATAAAAATGGATACCAAAGAAATTCTAAAAAAAGTTCGAAAAATTGAAATCAAAACCCGAAGATTGAGTGATCACATCTTTTCGGGAGAATACCATACGTCTTTTAAAGGACGCGGAATGACGTTTTCAGAAGTGCGCCAATACCAATATGGTGACGACGTAAGAGCGATTGATTGGAATGTTACCGCACGTTATAACGAACCCTTTGTAAAAGTATTTGAAGAAGAGCGTGAATTAACCATGATGTTAATTGTTGATATTTCGGGTTCGGAAAGTTTTGGTACAAAAAACCAACAAAAACGTGATATGGTTACAGAAATCGCGGCAACCTTGGCTTTTTCGGCAACGCAAAACAATGATAAAATTGGATTGCTTTTGTTTTCGGACCAAATCGAGTTGTTTATTCCGCCTAAAAAAGGAAAATCGCACGTTTTACGAATTATTCGCGAGTTAATTGAGTTTCAACCAAAAAGTAAAAAAACCGATTTATCGCAAGCTTTGAAATATTTATCAAGCGTTTTGAAAAAGAAAGCCATTGTGTTTTTAATTTCAGATTTTATGACGAAAGACTACGAACACACCTTAAAAATAGCTTCAAAACGACATGATGTAACCGGAATTCGTGTTTTTGATCAAAGAGAAGAAAGTATTCCAAACATCGGAATTATCAATATGTTAGATGCCGAAACAGGTGAAACTTTAGTAGTAGATACCAATTCAAAATCTGTTCGACAAGATTACGAAAAATATTATAGCGAAAATGTAGCGTATTTTAGAGATATATTTTCAAAATGTGGCGCCGGAACCATAAGTTCAAGAGTAGATGAAAGCTATGTAACCAAATTACTGGGTTATTTTAAAGCGCGTAATTAAGAAAAATGAAAAAGACAATTTACTTTTATATTGCTTTATTGTTTGGATTTTTGGGATCAGCTCAAAAAATCACAACAGCTATTGATTCTTCACAAATTAAAATAGGATCGCAATTCAATTTAACGATTAAAGCTTCGGTAAATGCAAAGGATAAAGTAGTTTTTCCAAATGCGAAAAATTTTGGCGCTTTAGAAGTTTTAGAATCGTATCCAATTGATACTGTAAAAAACAATTCACAATACGAATTAATCAAAAAGTATGGATTAACTCAATTTGATTCGGGAAGGTATTTAATTCCGAAACTAGTGGTGAAAATTAATCAAAAAAATTTTCAAACCGATTCGCTTTCCATTGTAGTAAACAATGTAAAAGTAGATACCACTAAGCAGCAAATGTATGATATTAAAAACATCATCGCTACCGAAGAAGAACCTAGCAGTGAATGGTGGAAATTACTGGTATTATTAGCTTTAATAATTGCTTCAGGTTTTGGTTCGTATTTCATCATTAAAAAATTACAAAACGGAAAAGTAAAAGAAGAAGAATTTTTCGCTTCACCTATTGAAAAAGCAATTGCTTATCTTCAAAATTTAGATAAAAAACAATTGGTTCAAAAAGGCGATGTTAAAGAATATTATTCTGAAATGACCGATATTGCTCGAACGTATATTGAAGAATCAGTGCATGTTCCAGCTATGGAAAGTACTTCAAGCGAGTTGATGGATGCATTAAAAAAAGCAATTTCAGAGACGAAAATGTTTGTGAATCGTGAAGAATTGGATAAATTTCGTCAGGTTTTAGAAAATGCTGATTTAGTAAAATTTGCCAAATCAAAACCATTGCAATTTGAAATTGAAAAAGATAAAAGCATCGTTGATAAATTTTTATTAATCGTTGACAAAGCACTACCAAGAACGGAAGAACAGTCCGAAGCACTTTTTGCAGAAGAAGTACGTCGTAAAGAATTAAAGAAACAAAAATTCATGCGAACCGCTATCTCAGTCGGAATTGCAGTTGTTTTATTTGTGATTTCAGTTGGAATTTTTGCTTACACTTTTGGTTTAGATTATTTAAAAGAGCATCACATTGGGTACACCACCGAAGAATTATTAGAAAAAGAATGGATTACTTCTGAATACGGAGAACCTGCAATTGTGATTGAAACGCCAAAGGTTTTGAAACGAAATAACGACGAAAAAATTCAAAATAACCTTCCTGAAAATGTAAAATCAACGAACAGATTTATGTATGGTAGTATTATTGATGATTTTTCAATTATTTTGGTAACTACAGCTTTTAAAGACACAACCAAGTTGGATTTAGAAGTAGCACTAGAAACGGATTTGAAAGAATTGGAACGTTTTGGTGCCAAAAATATCATTGTAAAAACCGCTGATTTTGAAAATGTAAAGGGACTTTCTGGTAAAAAATCATATGGTAGTTTTACCGCTTTCAACGAGATTACAAAAGAAGACCAAAAAATGAGCTACGAAATTTTGGTTTTTGCTCAACCAGGTGGTGCACAAGAATTTTTCTTAATTTACAAGGAAGATGATGAACATGCGAAACAAATTATGGAGAAGATTCAGAATTCGATTGAACTAAGAAAAGCAAAAAAATAATGGGAAAAGTAACTTTTTTAAATCCAGAATTTTTATGGCTATTTCTGCTTTTGCCAGTAGCTATTGCATGGTTGTTTTATAAACGAAACCAACTTTCGGCTACACTAAAGATGAGTTCGGTAACACCATTTAAACACAATAGAACTTTTTTAGCCAAAGCAAAACCGTTTCTACATGTATTGCGAATTTTAGCATTATGTTTAATCATTATTGCTTTAGCCCGACCAAGAAGCGTGGATGTTACTTCAAAATCAAAAACCACTAAAGGAATTGATATTGTAATGGCAATCGATGTTTCGAGTAGTATGTTGGCCAATGATTTAAAACCAAACCGTTTAGAAGCACTAAAAAAAGTTGCGTCCACATTTATACAAGATAGAGTAAATGACAGAATAGGTTTAGTAGTTTATGCCGGTGAAAGTTACACTAGAACTCCTGTAACCTCTGATAAAGCCATTATTTTGCAATCATTAAAAACCGTAGAATATGATGATTCTATTATTGAAGACGGAACAGGAATAGGTGTTGGGTTAGCCACAGCAATTAATCGAATAAAAGATAGCAAAGCAAAAAGCAGAATTATTATTTTATTAACAGATGGTGTAAATAACTCAGGAACAATTGACCCAAGAACCGCAGCGGAAATTGCAAAAGAATATGGTATAAAAGTTTATACTATCGGAATTGGAACCAATGGAAAAGCAATGTTTCCTGTGGCAAAAGATGCGAATGGAAAGTTAGTTTTTAGAATGATGCCTGTAGAAATTGACCAAAAATTAATGCAAGAAATTGCAAAATCAACGGATGCTAAATATTTTAGAGCCACATCAAATCAAAAATTACAAGCCATTTACGACGAAATTAATAAGTTAGAAACCACAGAAATTGACGAAAAGAAATTTTATAATTACGACGAAAAGTATAAGTCATTTGCACTAATAGCTTTTGTTTTATTAGGAATTGAAGTGTTGTTGAGAAATTCAGTTTTTAGAGGAATCGTTTAGAAAGAGAAAAAATGTTTGAATTAGAAAGCCCAATATATTTTTATTTAATAGCACTCATTCCAATTGTAGTGGCACTTTTTCTATTCAATTTGTTTTGGAAAAGAAAAAAACAAGCCGCTTTTGCCGATTTGGAATTGTTTGAAAAATTAAGCCCTGAAAAATCAACTTTTAAACCTGTTTTAAAAGTAGTACTTCTGCTATTGGCTATTGTTTGCGTAATAATTGCTTTGGTAAACCCAAAAATGGGAACCAAAATGGAAACCGTAAAACGCCAAGGGATTGATGTTGTTTTTGCTATAGATATTTCAAAAAGTATGTTAGCCGAAGACGTGGCGCCAAACCGTTTAGAAAAAACTAAGCAATTGGTGTCGCAAATCATCAATCAATTTGGAAATGATAGAGTTGGAATTGTAGGTTATGCCGGAAGTGCATATCCTGTTTTACCCATGACGACCGATTATAGTATTGCTAAGATGTATCTGCAAAGCATGAATACCAATATGGTTTCTTCGCAAGGAACTGCTTTTAATGACGCCATTAAGCTTTCGGTAGATTATTTTGACATAAAAGATACTAGTAAACTAATTATTTTGGTTTCAGACGGCGAAGATCATGGTGATGGAGCTGAAGAAGCAATTGAAATGGCTCGAGAAAAAGGCGTTCGTATTTTAACGATTGGTGTGGGCACAGAAAAAGGTGGTTTAATTCCTTTAAAAGATAATAGAGGCAACATTTCTTCGTATAAAAAAGACCAAAACGGAGAAAATGTGATTACAAAATTATATCCAGAAGTGTTGCAAAATATTGCCAATAAAACTAAAGCAAAATATATTATAGGCGCATCTACAAAGGAAGTGGTAGAAGAGGTGAAAAAATCATTAGATAAAATTGAAAAATCAGAATTCGAATCACAACAAATTGCCGATTTTGAATCACAATATCAATGGTTTCTAGGATTGGGATTCTTGTTGCTTTTGGCAGATATTTTTCTGTTGGAGAAAAAAACAAATTGGGTGCAAAAGTTGAATTTATTTAACGAGAAAAAACATGAATAAGATAGTTTATATACTAGTTTTGTTGCTTAGTGGCATGCTTTTTAGTCAAGAGAAAGATAAAAACCTGTACAATGGAAATCAATCTTTTGCTCAAAAAAGTTATACCAATGCCGAAGCAGATTATAGGGTAACCGAATCAAAAAAATCGCCCAAAAAAGCAGTTGCAGGATATAATTTAGGTAATAGTATTTACAGACAAAATCAACATGGTGAAGCACAAATAAAATATATTCAGGCTTTAGAAACGGCAAAAACCAAAGTCGAAAAACATCGAATTTATCATAATTTAGGAAATACTTTTATGTTGGACAAAAATTATGAAGCGGCTGCTGAAGCGTATAAAAATGCGTTACGTAATAACCCGTTTGATGAAGAAACACGCTATAATTACGCTTTAGCTAAAAAGAAGAAAAAAGAGAATCCACCACCAAAAAACGACAAGAAAGATAATAAAGGAAAAGGTGGTCAAGACAAAAAACCACAACCAGAAAATAACAAAAACGATAAGGAAAACAAAAACGATCCTAATAAAGAAGGTGATAAAGACAAAAACAAAGGGGATGGTGAGAAAAAAGAAGATGAAAAAGAAAATCCAAAACCAAGTGGTGCTGATAAACAGCGAATCAATAATATCTTAGATGCCGTAAATAATGCAGAAAAGAAAGTGCAGGACAAAGTAAATGCAAAAAAAGTAAAAGGACGTCCAGCTTCAAATGAAAAAGATTGGTAATTCATGAAAAAGACATTTTTAATTTTATTAACATCATTATTCTATTTTTCTGTTTCCGCTCAAGTAAAATTTGAAGCGCAAACAGAGAGGAGTTCTTATGGTTTAAATGAACGAATTCAATTAGTTTTCACTATAAATAATGAAGGAGATAATTTTGAACCACCAAAATTTTCAGGTTTTAAAACAGAAGGCCCTTTTATTAATAAAGGGAATCAAACTTCTATAACTATTGTAAATGGAAAAGTAACCCAAAAAAGAGAAATTTCTACGCAAGTTATCTATTATTTAACCCCAGTAAAAAAAGGTGTTTTTACTATAGGTTCTGCTTCCATTCAATTTAATGAAACTACGTATAAATCGGCGCCAATTAGAATTACGATTACCGATCCAATAGAAATACCGTCTTATCCTGGACAACCTAACAACATGAATTATGGGGAAGGAATTCATTTGGTGGCTGAAATGTCAACAAAGAATCCTTATGTCAACCAACCCGTTACTGTAATATACAAATTGTATTTTGAGCCAAGATCAACCGTTGGAAATTTCAGAAATTTTAAAGCACCTAAATACGAAGATTTTTGGAGTCAATATATCGATATGAAACAACTTCGTGCCGAAAGAGGAAAATTCAACGGAAAAGATTATAGCATGGTGGTGCTTCGAAAAGTGATTTTATATCCTTTAGAAGCGGGTGCTAAAAAAATAGAACCTTTCAAAATCGAATTAGATGCCGAAGTACCAACAGGCCGTCGTGATTGGTTTGGAGAATATGAAATGAGATTGATTCAAAAATCACTTTCAACAGGTGTTCAAACAATTAACGTAAAAGCTTTGCCAGAAAACAATAAACCATCAAGTTTTACAGGAGCTGTTGGAAATTTTGATTTCAAAGTAGTGCCATCAAAAACCACGTTAAAAGCTGGAGAATCGTTAGATTTAGAAGTCAGTGTTTCGGGAAAAGGGAATTTAAAATTGTTTAACTTACCAAAACCAATTGTGCCAAGTGCGCTAGAAATGTACGATCCAGCACATATTGAAAATGTGCAAACGCCTGTTACAGGAATTGTTGGAAAAGTATCAGATAAATATACGATTATTCCTCAGTTCAAAGGAAAATACACAATTAAACCTATTGAGTTTTCGTACTATGATTTGGCAAGTAATTCATACAAAACCATTACATCAAAAGAAATTACTATTGATGTAGCAGAAGGTGACGGAACAGTAGTTTCTAACAAAGAAAATGCAAATAAGCAAGCCATTCAGAAAAAGGAAGTATTTCAATATAATAAATTAAAAACAGAATTTGTTTCAGCATCTAGAGAAGATTTCTTGGGTTCTGGATTGTTTTATAGTTTGTTATTGGCGCCATTATTATTGATTCCGATTGTGATGATTGCTAGAAAACAAAAAGAAGCAAAAGATGCCGATGTTGTGGGTAATCGAGTTAGAAATAATAACCGATTAGTGAAGAAATATTTATCGGAAGCCAAAAAACAAATGGGCGACAAAGTACCGTTTTATATGGCAATGGAAAAAGCGTTACACAATTTCTTAAAAGCCAAATTACACATCGAAACGGTTGAAATGAGTAAAGAAAATATTATTGAAATATTGCAAAATAAAAACGCATCTGAAAGTAGTGTCAATCAGTTTATGGAATTAATGAATGATTGTGAATTCGCAAGATATGCACCAGCAACTGACACCGCAATGCACAACGATTTTGACAGAGCTATCGAAATAATTAC
Proteins encoded in this region:
- a CDS encoding BatD family protein, producing the protein MKKTIYFYIALLFGFLGSAQKITTAIDSSQIKIGSQFNLTIKASVNAKDKVVFPNAKNFGALEVLESYPIDTVKNNSQYELIKKYGLTQFDSGRYLIPKLVVKINQKNFQTDSLSIVVNNVKVDTTKQQMYDIKNIIATEEEPSSEWWKLLVLLALIIASGFGSYFIIKKLQNGKVKEEEFFASPIEKAIAYLQNLDKKQLVQKGDVKEYYSEMTDIARTYIEESVHVPAMESTSSELMDALKKAISETKMFVNREELDKFRQVLENADLVKFAKSKPLQFEIEKDKSIVDKFLLIVDKALPRTEEQSEALFAEEVRRKELKKQKFMRTAISVGIAVVLFVISVGIFAYTFGLDYLKEHHIGYTTEELLEKEWITSEYGEPAIVIETPKVLKRNNDEKIQNNLPENVKSTNRFMYGSIIDDFSIILVTTAFKDTTKLDLEVALETDLKELERFGAKNIIVKTADFENVKGLSGKKSYGSFTAFNEITKEDQKMSYEILVFAQPGGAQEFFLIYKEDDEHAKQIMEKIQNSIELRKAKK
- a CDS encoding vWA domain-containing protein; the protein is MGKVTFLNPEFLWLFLLLPVAIAWLFYKRNQLSATLKMSSVTPFKHNRTFLAKAKPFLHVLRILALCLIIIALARPRSVDVTSKSKTTKGIDIVMAIDVSSSMLANDLKPNRLEALKKVASTFIQDRVNDRIGLVVYAGESYTRTPVTSDKAIILQSLKTVEYDDSIIEDGTGIGVGLATAINRIKDSKAKSRIIILLTDGVNNSGTIDPRTAAEIAKEYGIKVYTIGIGTNGKAMFPVAKDANGKLVFRMMPVEIDQKLMQEIAKSTDAKYFRATSNQKLQAIYDEINKLETTEIDEKKFYNYDEKYKSFALIAFVLLGIEVLLRNSVFRGIV
- a CDS encoding VWA domain-containing protein yields the protein MFELESPIYFYLIALIPIVVALFLFNLFWKRKKQAAFADLELFEKLSPEKSTFKPVLKVVLLLLAIVCVIIALVNPKMGTKMETVKRQGIDVVFAIDISKSMLAEDVAPNRLEKTKQLVSQIINQFGNDRVGIVGYAGSAYPVLPMTTDYSIAKMYLQSMNTNMVSSQGTAFNDAIKLSVDYFDIKDTSKLIILVSDGEDHGDGAEEAIEMAREKGVRILTIGVGTEKGGLIPLKDNRGNISSYKKDQNGENVITKLYPEVLQNIANKTKAKYIIGASTKEVVEEVKKSLDKIEKSEFESQQIADFESQYQWFLGLGFLLLLADIFLLEKKTNWVQKLNLFNEKKHE
- a CDS encoding tetratricopeptide repeat protein, with translation MNKIVYILVLLLSGMLFSQEKDKNLYNGNQSFAQKSYTNAEADYRVTESKKSPKKAVAGYNLGNSIYRQNQHGEAQIKYIQALETAKTKVEKHRIYHNLGNTFMLDKNYEAAAEAYKNALRNNPFDEETRYNYALAKKKKKENPPPKNDKKDNKGKGGQDKKPQPENNKNDKENKNDPNKEGDKDKNKGDGEKKEDEKENPKPSGADKQRINNILDAVNNAEKKVQDKVNAKKVKGRPASNEKDW
- a CDS encoding BatD family protein, which encodes MKKTFLILLTSLFYFSVSAQVKFEAQTERSSYGLNERIQLVFTINNEGDNFEPPKFSGFKTEGPFINKGNQTSITIVNGKVTQKREISTQVIYYLTPVKKGVFTIGSASIQFNETTYKSAPIRITITDPIEIPSYPGQPNNMNYGEGIHLVAEMSTKNPYVNQPVTVIYKLYFEPRSTVGNFRNFKAPKYEDFWSQYIDMKQLRAERGKFNGKDYSMVVLRKVILYPLEAGAKKIEPFKIELDAEVPTGRRDWFGEYEMRLIQKSLSTGVQTINVKALPENNKPSSFTGAVGNFDFKVVPSKTTLKAGESLDLEVSVSGKGNLKLFNLPKPIVPSALEMYDPAHIENVQTPVTGIVGKVSDKYTIIPQFKGKYTIKPIEFSYYDLASNSYKTITSKEITIDVAEGDGTVVSNKENANKQAIQKKEVFQYNKLKTEFVSASREDFLGSGLFYSLLLAPLLLIPIVMIARKQKEAKDADVVGNRVRNNNRLVKKYLSEAKKQMGDKVPFYMAMEKALHNFLKAKLHIETVEMSKENIIEILQNKNASESSVNQFMELMNDCEFARYAPATDTAMHNDFDRAIEIITELEKQI